One window from the genome of Bacteroidota bacterium encodes:
- a CDS encoding T9SS type A sorting domain-containing protein, with protein sequence MKSIEIYNVYGEKIFYNNHFQINSSSNLQIDLSSQPDGIYFVRINTSAGMLSKKVVVLR encoded by the coding sequence ATGAAGAGTATTGAAATCTATAATGTATATGGAGAAAAGATTTTCTACAATAATCATTTTCAAATTAACTCATCTTCAAATCTTCAAATTGATTTGAGTTCTCAGCCCGATGGTATTTATTTTGTGCGCATCAACACCAGCGCGGGAATGCTTTCAAAGAAGGTGGTGGTGCTGAGGTAG